The Girardinichthys multiradiatus isolate DD_20200921_A chromosome Y, DD_fGirMul_XY1, whole genome shotgun sequence genome has a window encoding:
- the LOC124864149 gene encoding sarcalumenin-like: MTKVEEFDPVLRDRSHIDETLRLATEEKAADYAAAIQKLRKIYHSSIKPMEQTYKYNELRQHEISAYPGRTLGDSATDGEITSKPMVLFLGPWSVGKSSMINYLLGLHDSPYQLYTGAEPTTSEFTVIMHGEKIRSVEGIVMAADSSRSFSPLEKFGQNFLEKLIGIEMPHKLLERVTFVDTPGIIENRKQQERGYPFNDVCQWFIDRADLIFVVFDPTKLDVGLELEMLFRQLKGRESQIRIILNKADNLATQDLMRVYGALFWSLAPLINVTEPPRVYVSSFWPYDYAPDTSRELFKREEISLLEDLNQVIENRMENKIAFIRQHAIRVRIHALLVDRYVQTFKEKMSFFSDPELVFQEIVDEPDKFYIFKSILAKTNVSKFDLPNRDAYRDFFGINPITNFKPLTSQCSYIGGCLLDKIEKAITNELPALLSGINSGKQPGLSSCEVTGCGEKPKNRYRKN, from the exons ATGACAA AGGTGGAAGAATTTGACCCTGTCCTAAGAGATAGATCCCACATTGATGAGACACTGCGGCTTGCAACAGAGGAAAAAGCAGCAGACTATGCCG CGGCTATACAGAAGTTGCGGAAGATCTACCATTCGTCCATCAAACCAATGGAGCAGACCTACAAGTACAACGAGCTGAGGCAGCATGAGATTTCAG CATATCCTGGACGAACCCTGGGCGACTCGGCCACAG ATGGAGAGATCACCTCCAAGCCCATGGTGCTGTTCCTTGGACCCTGGAGTGTGGGAAAGTCCTCCATGATCAATTACCTCCTGGGATTGCACGACAGCCCATATCAGCTCTACACAG GTGCTGAGCCCACTACCTCTGAGTTTACTGTTATAATGCACGGGGAGAAAATCCGCTCTGTAGAAGGTATTGTCATGGCAGCAGACAGCTCTCGCTCTTTTTCTCCCCTTGAAAAGTTTGGCCAAAACTTCCTGGAAAAGTTAATCGGCATTGAGATGCCCCACAAGCTGCTGGAACGAGTGACTTTTGTGGACACACCGGGAATCATAGAGAACCGAAAGCAGCAGGAAAGAG GTTATCCTTTCAATGATGTTTGCCAATGGTTCATTGACCGTGCTGATCTCATCTTTGTTGTATTTGACCCAACCAAGCTGGATGTTGGTCTTGAGCTCGAGATGCTGTTCCGACAGTTGAAAGGCCGGGAGTCACAGATCCGCATCATCTTGAACAAGGCGGACAACCTGGCCACGCAGGACTTAATGAGAGTCTATGGAGCCCTCTTTTGGAGTTTGGCTCCACTCATTAATGTTACTGAACCACCGCGCGTCTATGTCAGCTCCTTTTGGCCATATGATTACGCCCCAGACACCAGTCGAGAACTCTTCAAGAGAGAGGAAATCTCCCTCCTGGAAGATCTCAACCAGGTGATTGAGAACCGAATGGAGAACAAGATTGCCTTCATCCGCCAACACGCCATCCGTGTACGCATCCACGCCCTGCTTGTGGACCGTTACGTCCAGACCTTCAAAGAGAAGATGAGCTTCTTCAGTGATCCCGAACTGGTCTTCCAGGAGATTGTGGATGAGCCGgacaagttttacatttttaaatccatTCTAGCCAAGACCAACGTCAGCAAGTTTGACCTACCCAACCGAGATGCTTACCGTGACTTCTTTGGCATCAATCCAATCACTAACTTCAAGCCCCTGACATCTCAATGTTCCTACATTGGAGGCTGCCTGTTAGATAAGATTGAGAAAGCAATCACCAATGAGCTGCCTGCTCTGCTGAGTGGCATTAACTCTGGCAAGCAGCCTGGCTTGTCGTCCTGTGAGGTTACTGGCTGTGGTGAAAAGCCAAAAAATCGCTACCGAAAGAACTGA